From a region of the Tursiops truncatus isolate mTurTru1 chromosome 13, mTurTru1.mat.Y, whole genome shotgun sequence genome:
- the NAPG gene encoding gamma-soluble NSF attachment protein: MAAQKINEGLEHLAKAEKCLKTGFLKWKPDYDSAASEYGKAAVAFKNAKQFEQAKDACLREAVAHENNRALFHAAKAYEQAGMMLKEMQKLPEAVQLIEKASMMYLENGTPDTAAMALERAGKLIENVDPEKAVQLYQQTANVFENEERLRQAVELLGKASRLLVRGRRFDEAALSIQKEKNIYKEIENYPTCYKKTIAQVLVHLHRNDYVAAERCVRESYSIPGFNGSEDCTALEQLLEGYDQQDQDQVAEVCNSPLFKYMDNDYAKLGLSLLVPGGGVKKKAAAPPQATPKGHAAPAAEDEEDEYAGGLC, translated from the exons ATGGCGGCTCAGAAGATAAACGAGGGGCTGGAGCACCTGGCCAAAGCAGAGAAATG CCTGAAAACtggttttttaaaatggaagccAGATTATGACAGTGCCGCTTCTGAGTATGGAAAAGCAG ctgttgcttttaaaaatgccaaaCAGTTTGAACAAGCAAAAGACGCCTGCCTGAGAGAAGCTGTCGCCCACGAGAATAACAGGGC TCTTTTCCATGCTGCCAA AGCTTATGAACAAGCCGGCATGATGCTGAAG GAGATGCAAAAACTCCCGGAGGCTGTTCAGCTGATTGAGAAAGCTAGCATGATGTACCTGGAGAACGGCACCCCGGACACAGCAGCCATGGCCTTGGAGCGGGCTGGAAA GCTTATAGAAAACGTGGATCCAGAAAAGGCTGTGCAGTTATATCAGCAGACAGCTAATGTGTTTGAA AATGAAGAGCGCTTACGACAGGCAGTTGAATTACTAGGAAAGGCCTCCAGGCTGCTGGTGCGAGGGCGCAG GTTTGATGAGGCGGCACTCtctattcagaaagaaaaaaatatttataaggaaaTTGAGAATTATCCAACTTGTTATAAG aaaacaattGCCCAAGTCTTAGTGCATCTGCACAGAAATGACTACGTGGCCGCAGAGCGCTGCGTCCGGGAGAGCTACAG catccctggcttcaaCGGCAGTGAGGACTGCACCGCCCTGGAGCAGCTGCTCGAGGGCTACGACCAGCAGGACCAGGACCAGGTGGCCGAGGTCTGCAACTCGCCCCTGTTCAAGTACATGGACAATGAC TACGCGAAGCTGGGCCTGAGCCTGCTGGTCCCAGGAGGGGGAGTCAAGAAGAAGGCCGCGGCCCCCCCGCAGGCCACGCCCAAAGGCCACGCCGCCCCCGCCGCTGAGGACGAGGAGGACGAGTATGCAGGGGGGCTGTGCTAG